From a single Lolium rigidum isolate FL_2022 chromosome 7, APGP_CSIRO_Lrig_0.1, whole genome shotgun sequence genomic region:
- the LOC124674677 gene encoding pectin acetylesterase 2-like, translated as MGSWVLLALVLSFLAGAARASEPWSNGTQVYYTNGNSGGGNGAFVGLTLIQSAAARGAVCLDGSLPGYHLHRGSGSGSNNWLVNLEGGGWCNDVKSCVYRKSSRRGSSNHMERQLQFTGIMSNRPEENPDFYNWNRVKVRYCDGGSFTGDGADAASGLYFRGQRIWQAAMDDLMAQGMRSASQALLSGCSAGGASTILHCDEFRGLFPSNTRVKCLADAGMFLDAVDIAGRRGMREFFNGIVRLQGSGRSLPRSCTSRMDKTSCFFPQNVLPNMQTPTFILNTAYDVWQLQESLAPKTADRQGLWERCKQNYASCSGNQLQFLNGFRDEMLNAVKGFSGSGQNGVFINSCFAHCQSERQDTWYSGNSPRLGNKRIAEAVGDWYFERGNAKYTDCAYPCDGTCHHIVFRGRHL; from the exons ATGGGTTCTTGGGTCCTTCTTGCCCTGGTTCTCAGCTTCCTGGCCGGAGCAGCGCGCGCCTCCGAGCCGTGGTCCAACGGGACGCAGGTCTACTACACCAATGGCAACTccggcggcggcaacggcgccTTCGTCGGCCTCACGCTCATCCAGTCGGCGGCCGCCAGGGGAGCCG TATGCTTGGATGGAAGCTTACCGGGTTACCACCTACACCGGGGATCTGGATCGGGGTCAAATAATTGGCTTGTCAACCTGGAG GGTGGAGGCTGGTGCAATGATGTTAAAAGCTGTGTGTACCGCAAGAGCAGTCGGCGTGGGTCATCAAATCACATGGAGAGGCAGCTCCAGTTTACAGGCATAATGAGTAACAGACCTGAAGAAAATCCTG ATTTCTACAACTGGAACAGAGTGAAGGTTCGGTATTGTGATGGTGGATCCTTCACTGGTGACGGGGCTGACGCG GCTTCAGGCCTTTATTTCCGAGGTCAGCGTATTTGGCAGGCTGCTATGGATGACCTGATGGCCCAAGGAATGCGTTCTGCTAGTCAG GCCCTTCTTTCTGGATGCTCTGCTGGGGGTGCTTCTACCATACTTCATTGTGATGAGTTCCGTGGACTGTTTCCGTCAAATACCAGAGTCAAGTGCCTTGCGGATGCTGGAATGTTCCTTGACGC TGTTGATATTGCTGGTCGTCGGGGAATGAGAGAGTTCTTCAATGGCATCGTGAGATTGCAG GGTTCTGGAAGAAGCTTGCCCAGATCTTGTACCTCTCGCATGGATAAAACCTCG TGTTTTTTCCCACAGAACGTGCTGCCAAACATGCAAACGCCGACTTTTATTTTGAACACCGCTTATGACGTGTGGCAG CTTCAAGAAAGTTTGGCCCCCAAAACGGCTGATCGCCAAGGTCTGTGGGAAAGATGCAAGCAAAATTATGCTTCTTGTAGTGGCAATCAACTTCAGTTTTTAAATG GCTTTAGGGATGAAATGCTTAATGCTGTGAAGGGTTTCTCTGGGTCAGGGCAGAATGGGGTATTTATCAACTCATGTTTCGCCCATTGCCAGAGTGAGAGACAGGATACATGGTACTCAGGCAACTCTCCTCGACTTGGTAACAAG AGAATCGCTGAAGCGGTCGGTGACTGGTACTTCGAGAGGGGCAACGCCAAGTACACCGACTGTGCATACCCTTGTGATGGCACTTGCCATCACATTGTGTTCAGGGGGAGACATCTTTAA